A DNA window from Lepidochelys kempii isolate rLepKem1 chromosome 9, rLepKem1.hap2, whole genome shotgun sequence contains the following coding sequences:
- the EDA2R gene encoding tumor necrosis factor receptor superfamily member 27 isoform X1: MKRGPMLVFTLFLVTEVRGAAPNPMECQESEYLDEHRKCVPCRECGPGWELSKECGYGEGRDAQCTACPPRRFKDSWGFHGCKPCLSCPLINRVQKSNCTATSNAACGECLPGFYSKTRIGGLQDLECIPCTKQTPSSEPQCSSRSSLVKAAIPTVPPQDTALLVLTSSALVIIALVLLALAIICCKRFWKSQCQRVFLRTQSFSAQRVMFWASAMPSRFPCEEQMSSPCCLGVKNLSPCSRQAEGPVEPVQFISDGEAIGLQIPALQPNAEAIAISPNPKSQLARSVLETQPLIRNSGFSDYSAGVSSSSDARQGPAGFTEALTPFSSCASEMQPRWPHAPVECTELDLQKFSTQAEFTGTKNQEDAEKQVAQRVRRHTDELTLEVPLFGAPLITQSELDLDPARGSSSSFQIPTAESREQPQVNDVLSLVSEISRATQGLPIAQLPHSLVLSLGFQLDPCLSGLKNFSHVGVELGVPSHLVSRMSGFKQLVAHLASSGDTVTVPALARVLQRLQRFDALLLLCDHFIMSQAQGCQH; encoded by the exons ATGAAGAGAGGCCCAATGCTGGTTTTTACCCTATTTCTTGTCACCGAG GTCCGAGGTGCTGCTCCAAACCCAATGGAATGCCAGGAGAGTGAGTATCTGGATGAGCACAGGAAGTGTGTTCCTTGCAGAGAGTGTGGCCCTGGATGGGAGCTTTCCAAG GAGTGTGGCTATGGTGAAGGAAGGGATGCACAGTGCACTGCTTGCCCTCCCAGGAGGTTTAAGGACAGCTGGGGGTTCCATGGTTGCAAACCTTGTCTTTCCTGCCCCCTCATCAACCGTGTCCAGAAATCCAACTGCACTGCCACTTCCAATGCAGCCTGTGGGGAATGTCTGCCAGG GTTTTACAGTAAAACCCGGATtggcgggctgcaggatctggaATGCATCCCATGCACAAAGCAGACGCCTTCCTCTGAGCCTCAGT GCAGCTCCAGGTCTAGCCTGGTGAAGGCAGCGATTCCCACAGTACCTCCCCAGGACACTGCCCTCCTAGTGCTAACCAGCAGTGCGCTAGTCATCATTGCGTTGGTGCTGCTGGCACTCGCCATCATCTGCTGCAAGCGCTTCTGGAAGAGCCAGTGTCAGCGAG TGTTTCTGAGGACCCAGAGTTTCTCGGCCCAGAGGGTGATGTTCTGGGCCTCAGCCATGCCAAGCAGGTTTCCCTGTGAGGAACAGATGTCTAGTCCCTGCTGCTTGGGTGTGAAGAACCTGAGCCCATGCTCCAGGCAAGCAGAAG GTCCCGTTGAACCGGTTCAGTTCATTTCGGATGGTGAAGCCATAGGCCTGCAGatccctgctctccagcccaATGCGGAAGCGATTGCCATCAGCCCCAATCCCAAATCCCAGCTGGCGAGGAGCGTCTTGGAGACCCAACCCCTGATAAGGAACTCAGGGTTCAGCGACTATTCTGCGGGGGTCTCGTCATCCTCTGATGCCAGGCAGGGCCCAGCTGGGTTCACAGAGGCCCTGACTCCCTTCTCATCATGTGCTTCAGAGATGCAACCCAGGTGGCCCCATGCCCCGGTGGAATGCACGGAGCTAGATCTGCAGAAGTTCTCCACCCAGGCTGAGTTTACGGGTACCAAAAACCAGGAGGATGCAGAGAAGCAGGTGGCTCAGAGGGTCCGGAGACATACAGATGAACTAACCCTTGAAGTGCCCCTGTTTGGTGCCCCTCTGATAACACAAAGTGAACTTGATCTGGACCCTGCCAGGGGGTCATCCTCATCCTTCCAAATTCCCACTGCTGAAAGCAGGGAGCAGCCT CAGGTGAATGATGTCCTGAGCCTTGTGAGTGAGATTAGCAGAGCCACACAAG GTCTCCCCATAGCACAGCTCCCCCACTCCTTGGTGCTGTCACTCGGCTTCCAGTTGGACCCTTGCTTGTCTGGTCTCAAGAATTTCAGCCacgtgggggtggagctgggggtccCATCCCATCTGGTGAGCAGGATGTCTGGATTCAAGCAGCTCGTTGCTCACCTCGCCTCCTCAGGAGACACAGTCACTGTTCCCGCCCTGGCCCGGGTCCTACAGCGACTCCAGCGCTTCGACGCCTTGCTCCTACTCTGTGATCATTTCATTATGAGCCAGGCCCAGGGCTGCCAACACTAG
- the EDA2R gene encoding tumor necrosis factor receptor superfamily member 27 isoform X2 yields MKRGPMLVFTLFLVTEVRGAAPNPMECQESEYLDEHRKCVPCRECGPGWELSKECGYGEGRDAQCTACPPRRFKDSWGFHGCKPCLSCPLINRVQKSNCTATSNAACGECLPGFYSKTRIGGLQDLECIPCTKQTPSSEPQCSSRSSLVKAAIPTVPPQDTALLVLTSSALVIIALVLLALAIICCKRFWKSQCQRVFLRTQSFSAQRVMFWASAMPSRFPCEEQMSSPCCLGVKNLSPCSRQAEGPVEPVQFISDGEAIGLQIPALQPNAEAIAISPNPKSQLARSVLETQPLIRNSGFSDYSAGVSSSSDARQGPAGFTEALTPFSSCASEMQPRWPHAPVECTELDLQKFSTQAEFTGTKNQEDAEKQVAQRVRRHTDELTLEVPLFGAPLITQSELDLDPARGSSSSFQIPTAESREQPVNDVLSLVSEISRATQGLPIAQLPHSLVLSLGFQLDPCLSGLKNFSHVGVELGVPSHLVSRMSGFKQLVAHLASSGDTVTVPALARVLQRLQRFDALLLLCDHFIMSQAQGCQH; encoded by the exons ATGAAGAGAGGCCCAATGCTGGTTTTTACCCTATTTCTTGTCACCGAG GTCCGAGGTGCTGCTCCAAACCCAATGGAATGCCAGGAGAGTGAGTATCTGGATGAGCACAGGAAGTGTGTTCCTTGCAGAGAGTGTGGCCCTGGATGGGAGCTTTCCAAG GAGTGTGGCTATGGTGAAGGAAGGGATGCACAGTGCACTGCTTGCCCTCCCAGGAGGTTTAAGGACAGCTGGGGGTTCCATGGTTGCAAACCTTGTCTTTCCTGCCCCCTCATCAACCGTGTCCAGAAATCCAACTGCACTGCCACTTCCAATGCAGCCTGTGGGGAATGTCTGCCAGG GTTTTACAGTAAAACCCGGATtggcgggctgcaggatctggaATGCATCCCATGCACAAAGCAGACGCCTTCCTCTGAGCCTCAGT GCAGCTCCAGGTCTAGCCTGGTGAAGGCAGCGATTCCCACAGTACCTCCCCAGGACACTGCCCTCCTAGTGCTAACCAGCAGTGCGCTAGTCATCATTGCGTTGGTGCTGCTGGCACTCGCCATCATCTGCTGCAAGCGCTTCTGGAAGAGCCAGTGTCAGCGAG TGTTTCTGAGGACCCAGAGTTTCTCGGCCCAGAGGGTGATGTTCTGGGCCTCAGCCATGCCAAGCAGGTTTCCCTGTGAGGAACAGATGTCTAGTCCCTGCTGCTTGGGTGTGAAGAACCTGAGCCCATGCTCCAGGCAAGCAGAAG GTCCCGTTGAACCGGTTCAGTTCATTTCGGATGGTGAAGCCATAGGCCTGCAGatccctgctctccagcccaATGCGGAAGCGATTGCCATCAGCCCCAATCCCAAATCCCAGCTGGCGAGGAGCGTCTTGGAGACCCAACCCCTGATAAGGAACTCAGGGTTCAGCGACTATTCTGCGGGGGTCTCGTCATCCTCTGATGCCAGGCAGGGCCCAGCTGGGTTCACAGAGGCCCTGACTCCCTTCTCATCATGTGCTTCAGAGATGCAACCCAGGTGGCCCCATGCCCCGGTGGAATGCACGGAGCTAGATCTGCAGAAGTTCTCCACCCAGGCTGAGTTTACGGGTACCAAAAACCAGGAGGATGCAGAGAAGCAGGTGGCTCAGAGGGTCCGGAGACATACAGATGAACTAACCCTTGAAGTGCCCCTGTTTGGTGCCCCTCTGATAACACAAAGTGAACTTGATCTGGACCCTGCCAGGGGGTCATCCTCATCCTTCCAAATTCCCACTGCTGAAAGCAGGGAGCAGCCT GTGAATGATGTCCTGAGCCTTGTGAGTGAGATTAGCAGAGCCACACAAG GTCTCCCCATAGCACAGCTCCCCCACTCCTTGGTGCTGTCACTCGGCTTCCAGTTGGACCCTTGCTTGTCTGGTCTCAAGAATTTCAGCCacgtgggggtggagctgggggtccCATCCCATCTGGTGAGCAGGATGTCTGGATTCAAGCAGCTCGTTGCTCACCTCGCCTCCTCAGGAGACACAGTCACTGTTCCCGCCCTGGCCCGGGTCCTACAGCGACTCCAGCGCTTCGACGCCTTGCTCCTACTCTGTGATCATTTCATTATGAGCCAGGCCCAGGGCTGCCAACACTAG